The proteins below come from a single Halomonas binhaiensis genomic window:
- the cobW gene encoding cobalamin biosynthesis protein CobW has product MRLNKIPATVVTGFLGSGKTTLLASILRQVSGKRIAVIVNEFGEQDIDSSLLRSCALGCEEEQAQQGANSGSDEQSADSGIYELANGCICCTVEEEFLPVMQKLVARRDDIDHILIETSGLALPKPLVQAFNWPEIRQHCTVDAIITVVDGPAVAAGRYASDVDKVEAQRQADENLDHDPSLRELLDDQLSAADLVLVSKTDLLGAEEKERVEALVRARVPAAVKTLFVDQSLTTDTAQLEALMGIGAASEEGIDHIDNHHDRHHAVGAHHDHAHDHFDSCVIRLGEVDGAALADKLQQLLKRHEIYRAKGFAALPGKPMRQVIQAVGERLEGYFDRLWGQDEPRLTQLVIIGKELNRDELQAVLSSAETAAAD; this is encoded by the coding sequence ATGCGACTGAACAAGATCCCTGCCACGGTAGTGACCGGCTTCCTGGGGAGTGGCAAGACCACACTGCTGGCCAGCATTCTGCGCCAGGTCAGCGGCAAGCGCATTGCCGTCATCGTCAATGAATTCGGCGAGCAGGATATCGACTCCAGCCTGTTGCGCAGTTGTGCTCTGGGATGTGAAGAAGAGCAGGCTCAGCAAGGTGCCAACAGTGGTAGTGATGAACAGAGTGCCGACAGCGGTATCTACGAGCTGGCCAATGGCTGCATCTGCTGTACGGTGGAGGAAGAGTTTCTGCCCGTGATGCAGAAGCTCGTGGCCCGCCGCGATGACATTGACCACATCCTCATCGAAACCAGCGGCCTGGCACTGCCCAAGCCCTTGGTGCAGGCATTCAACTGGCCGGAGATCCGCCAGCATTGCACGGTCGATGCGATCATTACCGTGGTGGATGGGCCTGCGGTTGCCGCTGGCCGTTATGCGAGCGATGTCGACAAGGTCGAGGCTCAGCGGCAGGCTGATGAAAACCTTGACCACGACCCAAGCTTGCGCGAACTCCTGGATGATCAGTTGAGTGCCGCGGACCTGGTGCTGGTCAGCAAGACCGATCTGCTTGGCGCCGAAGAAAAAGAGCGAGTCGAGGCCCTGGTGCGTGCTCGAGTCCCCGCAGCGGTCAAGACCCTGTTCGTGGATCAGTCCCTGACCACGGATACGGCGCAGCTGGAAGCGCTGATGGGCATCGGTGCGGCAAGCGAGGAGGGCATCGATCATATCGATAACCATCATGACCGTCATCATGCAGTGGGTGCACACCACGACCATGCCCATGACCACTTCGATTCCTGCGTGATCAGGTTGGGAGAAGTCGATGGCGCAGCCCTGGCGGACAAGCTTCAGCAGTTGCTGAAACGTCATGAGATCTATCGTGCCAAGGGCTTTGCTGCCCTCCCGGGAAAGCCCATGCGTCAGGTGATCCAGGCCGTGGGTGAACGTCTGGAGGGATACTTTGATCGTCTGTGGGGGCAGGATGAACCGCGACTGACTCAGCTTGTCATCATCGGCAAGGAACTGAACCGCGATGAGTTGCAGGCAGTCCTGTCCAGTGCCGAGACTGCGGCGGCCGACTGA
- the cobN gene encoding cobaltochelatase subunit CobN, with product MHLFAAKPGGFVDDEGIVDLQQSPADIVILSAADSSLSALAQAVDHLGDHYPAVRLANWMNLVKPAAYDLYEDRVLDKARVVIVSLLGGSGYWRYGHERLLAWAARDQGRQLIMVPGCDAPDDALLDDSSVPFELAHGVWRYLREGGVDNAEQLLRRVGAQCLGLALEWHEPRTIPAAVLYAPQKNKLYAPQKNKLYAAQQQEPHAAQATGSGHRVGRHEASLAEWQAQRTPGRPVCLLVFYRSHLQGANTAVLDGLIEALQHQGIEPLAVAVASLKEASCVAFINHLLEQTGAPLVVNTTGFAVNRNSADEVSGDTAPDDLFVGRPVVLQAILSSSSEEDWQSMAAGLRSRDVAMQVVLPEMDGRIITRVVGFKAEAHYNERCQTAVIRHVLHPERAAFVAQLARRFCELRRTPNQAKRLALVLANYPNRDGRIGNGVGLDTPASTLQILRALHAAGYPVSDIPQDGDALIQLLQGAITNDHRMLDQRGCWQSIALNDYLAWFQTLPDSAQEAVWQRWGAPEDDPKCRHGRLMISGVRLGETFVGIQPERDFIDDLTQSYHDTQLVPPHSYLAFYAWLREHYRVDAVVHVGKHGNLEWLPGKSTALSATCWPDIALGPVPHFYPFIVNDPGEGAQAKRRSQAVIIDHLMPPLARAELYGAMAELESLSDEYYQALGMDPRREDLLRERILQHLRDTGIDQELAHKVDSTDDMQLLNELDTYLCDIKEAQIRHGLHILGTLPPREKLPGTLVAILRLPRGEGPLRRGLLHNLADDLGLLQDGDRPFDPLMAGNETWRGPKPQVLAELSPSVWRSAADTRERLELLAHQLVAAYVVEQGCLDTLAVDYPSTAEQCRHARETWWVAMQQGVRMEIQSLLDGLEGYFVPPGPSGAPSRGRLDVLPTGRNFFSVDNRSIPSPAAWSLGEKSAQAFVERYLQDNGDYPRRLGLSIWGTATMRTGGDDIAQALALMGVRPVWSMGSRRVIDVEVIPAMLLQRPRVDVTLRVSGFFRDAFPNVIRLFDAAVQAVARYEEPGNANTIREAVLERRQQLERQGVARDIAEREASYRVFGSKPGEYGTGLNRLIDNRAWDDADDLAQAYLKAGAYAYGQSGEEGVVARDALEQQLKGLEAVLHNQDNREHDILDSNNYYAFQGGMANASRFLGVSQPLIYHADHANPAHPKIRTLKQELARVMRSRVLNPKWIHAMREHGYKGAAEMAATVDYLFAYDATTNLVEDYQYAQVTDALVLDPGNQQFLRAHNAAALEEMAERLLEAAQRGLWQDPEQRDLALQDLLLEMDESREAGTHGR from the coding sequence ATGCATCTGTTTGCCGCCAAGCCGGGTGGCTTCGTCGATGACGAGGGCATCGTCGACCTGCAGCAGAGTCCGGCAGACATCGTCATCCTGTCAGCCGCCGACAGCAGCCTGTCGGCCCTGGCGCAGGCAGTCGATCATCTCGGTGATCACTATCCGGCGGTGCGGCTGGCCAATTGGATGAACCTGGTCAAGCCGGCAGCCTACGATCTGTATGAGGATCGTGTGCTGGACAAGGCCCGTGTGGTGATCGTCTCGCTGCTGGGAGGCAGTGGCTACTGGCGCTACGGCCATGAGCGCTTGCTGGCCTGGGCGGCGCGTGACCAGGGGCGTCAGTTGATCATGGTGCCTGGCTGTGATGCCCCCGACGATGCCTTGCTGGATGATTCCAGTGTGCCTTTCGAACTGGCGCATGGCGTCTGGCGCTATCTGCGTGAAGGTGGTGTGGACAATGCCGAGCAACTGCTCCGCCGTGTAGGTGCGCAGTGCCTGGGACTGGCTCTCGAATGGCATGAACCAAGGACAATTCCCGCCGCAGTGCTTTATGCACCGCAGAAGAACAAGCTTTATGCACCGCAGAAGAACAAGCTTTATGCAGCGCAGCAACAAGAGCCTCATGCAGCGCAGGCGACAGGGTCAGGGCACCGGGTCGGTCGACACGAAGCGAGCCTGGCGGAGTGGCAGGCACAGAGAACACCTGGACGCCCGGTCTGTCTGCTGGTGTTCTATCGTAGCCACTTGCAGGGCGCCAATACCGCTGTGCTGGATGGCTTGATCGAAGCACTGCAGCATCAGGGCATCGAGCCGTTGGCCGTCGCGGTGGCCTCGCTGAAGGAAGCATCCTGCGTTGCCTTCATCAATCATCTGCTTGAGCAGACGGGCGCTCCTCTCGTTGTCAACACCACAGGGTTTGCGGTCAACCGCAACTCGGCTGACGAGGTGTCGGGGGATACGGCACCAGATGATCTTTTCGTAGGGCGGCCAGTGGTGCTGCAGGCCATCCTGTCGAGCAGCAGTGAAGAGGATTGGCAATCCATGGCCGCGGGGTTGCGCAGTCGCGACGTCGCCATGCAGGTGGTACTGCCGGAGATGGATGGGCGCATCATCACCCGGGTGGTGGGCTTCAAGGCCGAGGCCCACTATAACGAGCGCTGCCAGACGGCGGTGATCCGGCATGTTCTGCACCCCGAGCGAGCGGCCTTCGTCGCCCAGCTGGCCCGCCGCTTCTGTGAACTGCGGCGGACGCCGAACCAGGCCAAGCGCCTGGCGCTGGTACTGGCCAATTACCCCAACCGTGATGGTCGTATCGGCAATGGCGTGGGCCTGGACACTCCGGCATCGACGCTGCAGATTCTGCGGGCACTGCACGCGGCAGGCTATCCGGTAAGCGACATTCCCCAGGATGGGGATGCGTTGATCCAGCTGTTGCAGGGCGCCATCACCAATGACCATCGTATGCTGGACCAGCGCGGCTGCTGGCAGAGTATTGCGCTCAATGACTATCTGGCCTGGTTTCAGACCTTGCCGGACTCCGCTCAGGAAGCTGTATGGCAGCGCTGGGGAGCGCCTGAAGATGACCCCAAATGCCGCCATGGGCGGCTGATGATTTCCGGGGTTCGCCTGGGCGAAACCTTTGTTGGCATTCAGCCGGAGCGGGACTTCATCGACGACCTGACACAGAGCTATCACGATACGCAGCTTGTGCCGCCGCACAGTTATCTGGCGTTCTATGCCTGGTTGCGCGAGCACTATCGCGTGGATGCCGTCGTGCATGTCGGCAAGCATGGCAACCTGGAATGGCTGCCGGGCAAGAGTACCGCCTTGAGCGCCACCTGCTGGCCGGATATCGCGCTGGGGCCGGTGCCGCATTTCTATCCCTTCATCGTCAACGACCCGGGCGAGGGCGCTCAGGCCAAGCGCCGCAGTCAGGCCGTCATCATTGATCATCTGATGCCACCGCTAGCCCGCGCCGAGCTGTATGGGGCCATGGCGGAACTGGAATCACTGAGCGACGAATATTACCAGGCACTGGGCATGGATCCGCGGCGCGAAGACCTGCTGCGTGAGCGCATTCTGCAACACCTGCGCGACACCGGTATCGACCAGGAACTGGCGCACAAGGTGGATAGCACGGACGACATGCAACTGCTTAATGAGCTGGACACTTATCTGTGCGATATCAAGGAAGCTCAGATTCGTCATGGCCTGCACATATTGGGTACGCTGCCGCCACGCGAAAAGCTGCCCGGTACGCTGGTCGCGATCCTGCGTCTGCCGCGTGGAGAAGGGCCGCTCCGGCGGGGCCTGTTACACAATCTGGCTGACGATCTGGGCTTGCTTCAGGACGGAGATCGACCGTTCGATCCGCTGATGGCGGGCAACGAGACCTGGAGGGGCCCGAAGCCTCAGGTTCTGGCTGAGCTGAGTCCTTCTGTCTGGCGCAGTGCTGCGGATACCCGAGAGCGCCTGGAATTGCTGGCTCATCAGCTGGTGGCGGCCTATGTGGTGGAGCAGGGATGCCTGGATACGCTGGCGGTTGATTATCCCTCTACTGCCGAGCAATGCCGCCATGCCCGGGAGACATGGTGGGTGGCCATGCAGCAGGGTGTCAGGATGGAGATTCAGTCTTTGTTGGATGGGCTTGAAGGGTACTTTGTACCACCTGGCCCTAGTGGTGCTCCCAGCCGTGGGCGTCTGGATGTTCTGCCCACCGGACGCAATTTCTTCAGCGTGGATAATCGTTCTATCCCGTCGCCGGCGGCCTGGTCGCTGGGCGAGAAATCGGCCCAGGCATTCGTGGAGCGTTATCTGCAGGATAACGGCGACTACCCGCGTCGGCTGGGGCTGTCGATCTGGGGAACGGCCACCATGCGTACGGGAGGCGATGACATTGCCCAGGCATTGGCCCTGATGGGGGTGCGTCCGGTGTGGTCGATGGGTTCCCGGCGGGTCATCGATGTCGAGGTGATCCCGGCCATGCTGCTGCAGCGTCCTCGGGTGGATGTCACTTTACGAGTATCCGGGTTCTTCCGTGATGCCTTTCCCAATGTCATTCGCCTGTTTGATGCTGCGGTACAGGCGGTAGCCAGATACGAAGAGCCTGGCAACGCCAATACCATTCGTGAGGCCGTCCTGGAACGACGCCAGCAACTTGAGCGCCAGGGTGTGGCGCGCGATATCGCCGAGCGTGAAGCCAGTTACCGGGTGTTCGGCAGCAAGCCTGGAGAATACGGGACAGGACTAAACCGTCTGATCGACAATCGTGCTTGGGATGACGCCGACGACCTGGCGCAGGCCTACCTCAAGGCCGGGGCCTATGCCTATGGTCAGTCCGGCGAGGAGGGTGTCGTCGCCCGGGACGCGCTGGAACAGCAGCTCAAGGGGTTGGAGGCGGTGCTTCACAATCAGGACAACCGCGAACACGATATCCTCGACTCGAACAACTATTACGCCTTTCAGGGTGGCATGGCCAATGCCAGTCGTTTTCTTGGCGTGAGTCAGCCGCTCATCTATCACGCCGATCATGCCAATCCGGCTCATCCGAAGATCCGCACGCTCAAGCAGGAGCTTGCCCGGGTGATGCGTTCCCGTGTGCTCAATCCCAAATGGATCCATGCCATGCGCGAGCATGGCTACAAGGGGGCTGCGGAGATGGCGGCCACGGTGGATTACCTGTTTGCCTACGATGCCACCACCAATCTGGTCGAGGACTATCAGTACGCCCAAGTCACCGATGCATTGGTACTGGATCCCGGCAACCAGCAGTTCCTGCGTGCACATAATGCTGCGGCATTGGAAGAAATGGCCGAGCGCCTGCTGGAAGCTGCCCAGCGTGGATTGTGGCAAGACCCCGAGCAACGTGATCTGGCCTTGCAGGACCTGTTGCTCGAGATGGATGAGAGCAGGGAGGCGGGTACGCATGGCCGTTGA
- a CDS encoding cobalamin biosynthesis protein CobG, producing the protein MAVEQPRIKGWCPGAWRPMPTGDGLLVRIRPPLGQLTRIQMLALCEAAERFGSGLIELTNRANLQLRGVSEAVWRSLMAFLVEHALVDPDPRCERLPPLLLAPDWQAGDATHEVARLLSARRDELPELPGKIGFAIDASGCPLLSEVSADFRLEQSAAGTLLVRADGYDLGTPVPSVDAAVEQLIRLAHWFVESGGRDAGRMCRHDAPLPSWALATQAPARARDGLALGSLVQEKQAQGMLLGLPFGRVAASVLRTALEPESVTSVRVTPWRRLLIIGAPAMPVAGLLHDNRDPRLSMDACPGSPYCEQASVATLGLAEGISRLAQGTLHVSGCSKGCARRQAAEVSLVGRGGRYDVVLNGRADGTPDMTGLSESDVIAYLKNRLEF; encoded by the coding sequence ATGGCCGTTGAGCAGCCGCGCATCAAGGGCTGGTGTCCCGGAGCATGGCGACCGATGCCGACTGGCGATGGTCTGCTGGTGCGCATACGTCCCCCTCTCGGCCAATTGACGCGTATCCAGATGCTGGCGCTGTGTGAGGCAGCAGAGCGCTTCGGCAGTGGGCTGATAGAGCTCACCAATCGGGCCAACCTGCAGCTGCGGGGTGTATCCGAAGCTGTCTGGCGTAGTTTGATGGCGTTCCTTGTCGAGCATGCACTGGTTGACCCGGATCCTCGTTGCGAACGCCTGCCGCCCTTGCTGTTGGCACCTGATTGGCAGGCCGGTGATGCGACACATGAAGTGGCTCGCCTATTGTCCGCGCGTCGTGATGAACTGCCGGAATTGCCGGGCAAGATAGGCTTTGCCATTGATGCCAGCGGATGCCCGCTGCTGAGCGAAGTCTCGGCGGATTTTCGACTGGAACAGAGCGCAGCGGGAACGTTGCTGGTGCGGGCCGACGGGTATGACTTGGGTACCCCTGTGCCCTCGGTCGACGCCGCAGTTGAGCAGCTGATTCGCCTGGCGCACTGGTTCGTCGAGAGTGGCGGGCGGGATGCTGGACGCATGTGCCGTCATGACGCGCCATTACCCTCCTGGGCGCTGGCAACACAGGCACCAGCCAGGGCTCGCGACGGCTTGGCTCTGGGCAGCCTGGTTCAGGAGAAGCAAGCGCAAGGCATGTTGCTGGGCCTGCCATTCGGGCGGGTCGCGGCCAGCGTGTTACGCACTGCGCTTGAACCTGAGTCCGTTACCTCTGTACGGGTGACGCCCTGGCGTCGTTTGCTGATCATCGGCGCTCCCGCCATGCCTGTTGCTGGCCTGCTGCACGATAACAGGGATCCCCGCTTGTCGATGGATGCGTGTCCTGGGTCTCCGTATTGCGAACAGGCCAGCGTTGCGACTCTGGGCCTGGCCGAAGGTATCAGCCGCCTGGCCCAGGGCACGCTGCATGTGTCCGGGTGTTCCAAGGGGTGTGCCCGTCGCCAGGCGGCCGAGGTAAGCCTGGTGGGGCGCGGCGGTCGTTACGACGTGGTGCTGAATGGCCGTGCAGACGGCACACCAGACATGACGGGCCTCAGCGAATCCGACGTTATTGCTTATCTGAAGAATCGACTTGAATTTTGA